One Thermorudis peleae genomic window, ACTCAGAATGGGTGTGAATATCGATAAACCCGGGGGCGACAGCTTTGCCGGTTGCATCAATGACTTGCCGTGCAACCGCACTCTCGAGCCGGCCAATGTGCACGATGCGATTCCCTTCGATCGCGACATCAGCAACGAACCCAGGCCGCCCACTACCGTCAAAAACCGTGCCGTTGCGAATAAGCAGGTCAAGCACGGTGCTCCCTCTCCTCTCGTGATGGACGGTTCAGCATGGCCGATCGATGTAACCAGGGTAACAGCGCATCGAGCCGCGGTAAAAGCACGTCGGCTAGTGCGAGTCCTGGCAATTCGGCGGTATAGCGGTTTGGTACCGCGACACAAAAGAGGCCGGCCGCTTTCGCAGCAGCGATGCCAAGCGGAGCATCTTCAATGGCGAGCGTGGAAGACGGTGAGACACCTAACTGTTGCACCGCAATCCGATAGCAGTCTGGAGCAGGCTTTCCGCGTGCCACATCATCGCCAGTCACGATAGCGGCAAAGGAAGCATAGCGGGTCAAGAGCGGCAAAAGGCGCTCCACATAGCGACGATGGCCAGATGTTGCCAAGCCAAGTGGTACGCCTTGCGCTGCAAGCTCAACGAGCGTTTCCGCAACACCGGGCATCAGGGTAATGCGCTCAACATAAGAGTCAAAGAAGACTGCCTCGCGCTCTGCAAGGAGTGCCGTCGGATCACACGGAAGGTGAAAGTAGTCCACAATCTTCCGCGCAGAATCTCGGACCCGAAGGCCAAACAGTTCACGAACGAGACCTTCATCGAGCGCACATCCGTATTGCGCCAAGACATCG contains:
- a CDS encoding HAD family hydrolase, translated to MHLSAVIFDLDGVLVDSEPAQLAAWNDVLAQYGCALDEGLVRELFGLRVRDSARKIVDYFHLPCDPTALLAEREAVFFDSYVERITLMPGVAETLVELAAQGVPLGLATSGHRRYVERLLPLLTRYASFAAIVTGDDVARGKPAPDCYRIAVQQLGVSPSSTLAIEDAPLGIAAAKAAGLFCVAVPNRYTAELPGLALADVLLPRLDALLPWLHRSAMLNRPSREEREHRA